In the genome of Bremerella sp. JC817, one region contains:
- a CDS encoding sigma-54 dependent transcriptional regulator — MGLYSETTSSYTQDYSPLGYEPPIPGLIGSSKAMGDVYRLTRKVAQTNASVLLLGETGTGKEMIASAVHRLSGRASGPFVKVNCGALSESLLESELFGHVRGAFTGAIGNRTGRFEAAHGGTIFLDEINSTSLHLQVKLLRVLQEREFERVGDTATIRVDTRVIAASNRLLLEEVGEGKFREDLYWRLNVVPIRIPPLRERREDIPELVAHFLNVYSEVNDRHVVHIQREAMEALQDHNWPGNVRELQNYVERAVVLAEGDELTLDLLPPEIRTGDNRSAMSLGRGVADFDTLAFEVVQQGLQDADTDAEDLHNRVVNRVEKELIVQVMSACANVQTKAATRLGINRNTLHKKLKEYEIES; from the coding sequence ATGGGACTGTATTCCGAAACGACATCCAGTTACACCCAGGACTATTCACCCCTGGGCTACGAACCACCTATCCCGGGCCTGATCGGCTCGAGTAAGGCGATGGGGGATGTCTATCGTCTTACCAGGAAAGTCGCCCAGACCAACGCTTCAGTTCTGCTGCTTGGGGAAACAGGTACCGGTAAGGAAATGATCGCCTCGGCCGTCCACCGTCTGAGTGGCCGTGCGTCGGGACCATTCGTGAAGGTGAACTGTGGTGCGTTGAGCGAAAGCCTGCTCGAGAGCGAACTGTTCGGTCACGTACGGGGCGCGTTTACCGGAGCCATTGGCAATCGAACCGGTCGTTTTGAAGCAGCCCACGGCGGTACGATCTTCCTCGACGAAATCAACTCGACATCGCTTCACCTGCAAGTGAAGTTGCTGCGGGTGCTGCAAGAACGCGAGTTCGAACGCGTCGGCGATACCGCCACGATTCGTGTCGATACCCGCGTGATCGCTGCGAGTAACCGTTTGCTGCTGGAAGAGGTGGGTGAAGGCAAGTTCCGCGAAGACTTGTACTGGCGTCTAAACGTCGTCCCGATTCGTATCCCGCCCCTCCGCGAACGTCGCGAAGACATCCCTGAACTGGTCGCTCACTTCCTGAATGTCTACAGCGAAGTCAACGATCGGCATGTCGTTCACATCCAGCGCGAAGCGATGGAAGCCCTGCAAGATCACAACTGGCCGGGCAACGTGCGTGAACTGCAAAACTATGTCGAACGAGCCGTCGTTCTGGCGGAAGGTGACGAACTAACGCTTGATCTATTGCCGCCTGAAATTCGGACCGGCGACAACCGCTCGGCCATGAGCCTGGGACGCGGTGTCGCGGACTTCGACACGTTGGCCTTCGAGGTTGTCCAGCAAGGTTTGCAGGACGCCGATACGGACGCCGAGGATCTGCATAACCGCGTTGTGAATCGCGTCGAAAAAGAGCTGATCGTGCAGGTGATGTCGGCTTGTGCCAACGTGCAAACGAAGGCCGCGACGCGATTGGGGATCAATCGCAACACGCTGCATAAGAAGCTGAAAGAGTACGAAATCGAGTCGTAA
- a CDS encoding DUF5698 domain-containing protein: MEWLSELPPWLLALLIFCVRMVDVSLGTLRTICVVQGRMALSVALGFFEVLIWIAALSQVIIGVQNSPILMVAYAGGFAVGNAVGIGLERLLALGSVVVRIISPQQNHDLVDALRSKGFRATVFEGEGVEGPVDLIYVRCNRRKVAALLKVARSHRPNVFYTVEPVQEQSERIAEALPHATGWRSVFKMK, from the coding sequence ATGGAGTGGCTTTCGGAACTGCCGCCTTGGCTGTTGGCACTGCTGATCTTTTGTGTGCGGATGGTGGACGTTTCTCTGGGAACGCTACGAACCATATGCGTGGTCCAAGGCCGCATGGCCTTATCGGTCGCGCTGGGGTTCTTTGAAGTGCTGATCTGGATCGCGGCCCTTTCGCAGGTAATTATCGGCGTGCAGAACAGTCCGATCCTGATGGTCGCTTACGCCGGCGGTTTTGCCGTGGGGAATGCGGTCGGCATCGGCCTGGAGCGGCTTCTGGCGTTGGGTTCGGTGGTGGTCCGGATCATTTCGCCTCAGCAGAATCACGACCTGGTCGACGCCCTGAGGAGCAAGGGTTTCCGGGCCACGGTCTTCGAAGGAGAAGGGGTTGAAGGCCCGGTCGATCTGATTTACGTCCGCTGCAATCGCCGCAAAGTGGCTGCCTTGTTAAAGGTGGCTCGGTCGCACCGACCGAACGTCTTCTATACGGTCGAACCGGTCCAAGAACAGAGCGAACGGATCGCCGAAGCTCTCCCTCATGCGACTGGGTGGCGTTCCGTATTTAAGATGAAGTAA
- a CDS encoding peptidylprolyl isomerase, translated as MSMRLQWIAILAIVFVPTSLLAQAPGEPAASPAPAAVPQDQFEKLMVEWKAVITELRSIQQQYRLAPEADLPKLRQEYTNVLEGGMELLPKIEEAAIERLNTNPDDADARMFLTKVLSDSVEKDAYEHAYKMVHMLLDKGFDENQLLGDQVVAAFGTDHFAEAEEAFNKMKEKKLEISERVGQCGVMASQLKDKWAREEEFRKKEAEADDLPRVKMTTTKGDLVIELYENEAPDTVGNFVSLVEKKFYDGLSFHRVLPHFMAQGGDPKGDGSGGPGYEIYCECYEKDARDHFAGTLSMAHAGKNTGGSQFFLTFQSTPHLDGRHTVFGRVIEGKEILSKINRREPGALSGPPADRILKAEVIRKRDHEYVPNKVP; from the coding sequence ATGTCTATGCGGCTTCAATGGATCGCGATTCTGGCGATTGTCTTTGTTCCTACCTCCCTCTTGGCTCAGGCCCCAGGCGAGCCGGCAGCCAGCCCTGCACCTGCAGCGGTCCCTCAGGATCAATTTGAAAAGCTGATGGTGGAATGGAAGGCGGTGATCACCGAACTTCGCAGCATTCAGCAGCAATATCGCCTCGCTCCCGAGGCCGACCTGCCAAAGCTTCGCCAGGAATACACCAACGTCCTGGAAGGTGGGATGGAGCTTTTGCCGAAGATCGAAGAGGCCGCCATCGAGCGTTTAAATACGAATCCTGATGACGCGGATGCCCGCATGTTCCTGACGAAGGTCCTTTCCGACTCGGTCGAAAAGGATGCGTACGAGCATGCCTACAAGATGGTCCACATGCTGCTGGATAAAGGTTTCGACGAGAACCAACTTCTGGGCGACCAGGTTGTTGCCGCCTTTGGCACGGACCACTTCGCCGAAGCGGAAGAAGCCTTCAACAAGATGAAGGAAAAGAAGCTCGAGATCAGCGAACGCGTTGGCCAGTGCGGTGTCATGGCTTCGCAGCTGAAGGACAAGTGGGCTCGGGAAGAAGAGTTCCGCAAGAAAGAAGCGGAAGCAGACGACCTGCCACGCGTGAAAATGACGACCACCAAGGGAGACCTGGTGATCGAACTGTACGAGAACGAAGCGCCGGATACGGTGGGTAACTTCGTCAGTCTGGTCGAGAAAAAATTCTACGATGGGCTGTCATTTCACCGGGTTTTGCCGCACTTTATGGCCCAAGGTGGCGATCCTAAGGGGGACGGCAGCGGTGGTCCCGGCTACGAGATCTACTGCGAATGCTACGAGAAGGATGCCCGCGATCACTTTGCTGGCACGCTCAGCATGGCCCACGCCGGTAAGAACACCGGTGGCTCGCAGTTCTTCCTCACGTTTCAGTCGACACCTCACCTCGATGGTCGCCATACGGTGTTCGGCCGCGTGATCGAAGGGAAAGAAATCTTGTCGAAGATCAATCGTCGTGAACCAGGGGCGCTGTCAGGTCCGCCTGCCGATCGCATCTTGAAAGCGGAAGTGATTCGCAAGCGTGATCACGAGTACGTGCCGAACAAGGTGCCGTAA
- a CDS encoding LysR family transcriptional regulator, which translates to MHVKSLKVFCDVVGQRSFSRAADENGISQSGASQVVHQLEERLGVKLIDRSKRPLVPTAEGELYYQGCRQLVQRYYALEEDVRTFHKELAGQVTIASIYSVGLSHMNACVQEFLGKHPKANVRLQYHHPDTVVQLVETDQVDFGLVSYPKASKTIKVDMWREEPMFLICAPGSELAERESVWLDELDGRRMVGFDTRLQIRREIDFVLSSAGADVQVVMEFDNIETIKRAVEIDAGFGLLPIDTVTREVETGSLVAVPIDGAPLSRPLGIVTRQGKELGKTARRFIQLLHEKADNSEAHADESEVKQVAATFAEGEAADAESDLENGVSARS; encoded by the coding sequence ATGCACGTAAAGTCCCTCAAGGTGTTCTGCGACGTTGTCGGTCAACGCAGCTTCTCAAGAGCTGCGGACGAGAACGGCATTTCGCAATCTGGCGCAAGCCAGGTCGTGCACCAATTGGAGGAACGACTCGGGGTGAAGCTTATTGATCGTTCCAAGCGACCTTTGGTGCCGACCGCTGAAGGCGAACTTTACTACCAAGGGTGTCGTCAGCTCGTTCAGCGATACTACGCCCTGGAAGAAGACGTTCGCACGTTTCACAAGGAACTCGCCGGTCAGGTCACCATCGCTTCGATTTACTCGGTCGGCCTCAGCCACATGAATGCGTGTGTCCAGGAATTCCTGGGCAAGCATCCCAAGGCGAATGTCCGTCTGCAGTACCACCATCCCGACACGGTGGTGCAGTTGGTCGAGACGGATCAGGTCGATTTCGGTTTGGTCAGCTATCCGAAAGCCTCTAAGACGATCAAGGTCGATATGTGGCGCGAGGAACCGATGTTCCTCATCTGCGCACCCGGTAGCGAACTGGCCGAACGCGAGTCGGTCTGGCTGGACGAACTCGATGGTCGACGAATGGTCGGCTTCGATACGCGTCTGCAGATCCGCCGCGAAATCGATTTCGTTCTCTCATCCGCCGGGGCCGACGTTCAAGTTGTCATGGAATTTGACAACATCGAAACCATCAAGCGGGCCGTCGAAATCGACGCCGGTTTCGGTCTGCTGCCGATCGATACGGTAACGCGTGAAGTCGAAACCGGATCACTGGTCGCAGTGCCCATTGACGGAGCCCCCCTTTCTCGCCCGCTGGGAATTGTCACTCGGCAAGGCAAGGAACTGGGGAAAACGGCTCGCCGTTTCATTCAATTGCTGCATGAAAAAGCAGACAACTCGGAAGCACATGCCGACGAGTCGGAAGTCAAACAAGTGGCGGCCACTTTCGCTGAAGGCGAAGCTGCGGACGCCGAAAGCGACCTTGAAAACGGAGTTTCGGCACGCTCTTAA
- a CDS encoding metallophosphoesterase: MSLARRSFLQTLLGSSFALGGQRLLAASEPEASPETAKPFTVAFLTDTHQPAGNQDVMQKVGSLIDGIQAREAAPELFVFGGDNVMAVDGRQSDEQADIQFQQWQENVNDRLKVPSLSCIGNHDIRWQDHDKENPESYREKDRATKTYGMPARYYTAKHGGWQFFLLDTFQYQGCEIDEAQWKWLEEELAKSDLPAVVVTHAPLMSVTHFYEASTDKGIGNGYAIPSGWSPQRLNDLRLLFRKYPRVKLCLSGHMHTVDRVDVDDTTYICGGAVSGNWWTEGGYLGYPNCWIELKLFPDGAWSHQRHETS; the protein is encoded by the coding sequence ATGTCGCTCGCCCGTCGTTCTTTTCTGCAGACTCTCTTGGGTAGCAGCTTTGCCTTGGGTGGACAGCGTTTGCTGGCCGCCTCCGAACCGGAAGCTTCGCCTGAAACCGCAAAGCCATTCACGGTCGCCTTCTTAACCGATACCCATCAGCCTGCTGGCAACCAGGACGTGATGCAGAAGGTGGGTTCGCTGATCGACGGCATCCAGGCCCGCGAAGCCGCTCCTGAGTTGTTCGTCTTCGGGGGCGACAATGTGATGGCGGTCGATGGCCGACAATCGGACGAACAAGCCGACATCCAGTTTCAGCAGTGGCAAGAGAACGTCAACGACCGCCTGAAGGTCCCCAGCCTAAGCTGCATCGGCAATCACGACATCCGCTGGCAAGACCACGACAAAGAGAACCCCGAGTCGTATCGCGAAAAAGACCGAGCCACCAAGACCTATGGCATGCCGGCCCGTTATTACACGGCCAAACATGGCGGCTGGCAGTTCTTCCTGCTCGACACCTTTCAGTACCAAGGCTGCGAAATCGACGAAGCGCAGTGGAAGTGGCTGGAAGAAGAACTCGCCAAGAGCGACTTGCCGGCGGTGGTCGTGACGCACGCTCCGCTGATGTCGGTCACTCATTTCTATGAAGCGTCGACCGACAAAGGAATCGGCAACGGTTACGCGATTCCATCCGGCTGGTCGCCGCAGCGGCTGAACGATTTGCGGCTGCTCTTCCGAAAGTATCCACGTGTAAAGCTTTGCTTGAGCGGCCACATGCACACGGTCGATCGCGTCGACGTCGATGACACGACCTACATCTGCGGTGGCGCGGTCAGTGGAAACTGGTGGACCGAAGGTGGCTACCTCGGCTATCCCAATTGCTGGATCGAACTGAAACTGTTCCCCGACGGTGCCTGGTCGCACCAGCGTCACGAGACCAGCTAG
- a CDS encoding endonuclease/exonuclease/phosphatase family protein — protein MMNDAPPASFWKDAILRRGWIYSTLVIVLLAAATLVTGFAREHWIADILANLRVQQQLAALLLVLICGAYRHWLWMLVPLACLMIHLPWFLPASPRPGVSANFPMITVACCNVKSSNANYQQAIDSVLEKDPDVFIMLEITAHWADEIRQATESDYPHRIVRPSDKGNFGIGLYSKHPIEQSDVFQLNEAIHSIEAVVKVEERTYRVIGTHPLPPIGKKNARSRNEHLERLAERIRQPQLEMGDHSTIVIGDFNLTPWSPYYRDFELASGLYRDRRGIELTPTWYVLPTFPFGLALDHSFSSGDLSPGYVHVGDSIGSDHRSISTLYWGNRPGVKD, from the coding sequence ATGATGAACGACGCCCCTCCCGCATCATTCTGGAAAGACGCGATCTTGCGTCGCGGTTGGATCTATTCCACGCTCGTCATTGTATTGCTGGCCGCGGCAACGTTGGTCACCGGGTTTGCCCGCGAACATTGGATCGCCGACATCCTGGCCAATCTTCGTGTCCAACAACAGTTGGCCGCCCTCCTGCTGGTATTGATCTGTGGTGCTTATCGGCATTGGCTCTGGATGCTGGTGCCGTTGGCCTGCCTGATGATTCATCTGCCTTGGTTTCTGCCGGCGTCGCCGCGGCCAGGCGTTTCGGCGAACTTCCCCATGATCACGGTTGCCTGCTGCAACGTGAAATCGTCGAACGCCAACTACCAGCAGGCGATCGACAGCGTGCTCGAGAAAGACCCCGACGTCTTCATCATGCTCGAGATCACCGCGCACTGGGCAGATGAAATCCGCCAGGCCACCGAGAGCGACTATCCGCACCGAATCGTTCGTCCGAGCGATAAGGGGAACTTTGGGATTGGGTTGTACTCGAAGCACCCGATCGAGCAGTCGGACGTCTTTCAGCTCAACGAAGCAATCCACTCGATCGAAGCGGTGGTCAAGGTCGAAGAGAGAACCTACCGTGTGATCGGCACCCACCCGTTGCCACCCATCGGCAAAAAGAATGCTCGATCGCGGAACGAGCATTTAGAACGGTTGGCGGAACGTATTCGGCAGCCGCAGCTCGAAATGGGTGACCACTCGACCATCGTAATAGGTGACTTCAATTTAACGCCCTGGTCGCCGTACTACCGCGACTTTGAACTGGCCAGCGGGCTTTACCGAGATCGGCGGGGAATCGAATTGACGCCGACATGGTACGTGCTGCCAACCTTCCCGTTTGGGTTGGCACTCGATCATTCGTTTTCCAGTGGTGATCTCTCGCCAGGATACGTTCACGTGGGCGATTCGATCGGGTCGGATCATCGCAGTATCTCCACCCTTTATTGGGGAAATCGCCCTGGGGTCAAAGACTAG
- the gltB gene encoding glutamate synthase large subunit, translating to MIQPNQPAPKTYRIERPGKEGLYDPAMERENCGVGFVAHIKGKRTHQLVLDAEAMNVNMDHRGGCGCEANTGDGAGMLTALPLEFLARVAKQDLGKELPEPGQFAAGIVFLPRDAKARQHCKDTVEALVAEHGQVLVGWRKVPINPEGADIGPTALACMPEIEMLIVSAGEGLEGDAFERQLYLIRKRASHALRGDKELVQRTLFYICSLSTKVIIYKGMLTPAQLVPFYRDLQCEDYTTHLAMVHSRFSTNTFPSWDRAQPNRFMSHNGEINTVRGNANWMKAREGVAKSDLFGDDLKKLFPIVEPDCSDSGTFDNVLEFLLMGGRTLQEAVMMMVPEAWQKHETMSEDKRAFYEFNSSLMEPWDGPASIAFTDGHYIGAVLDRNGLRPSRYYVTSDDRVIMASEVGVIPVDPSIVIEKGRLQPGRMFLIDFEEGRMIPDAELKSSFARKRPYAQWLREQRIELAELSPNKEPHGFDPETLLNRMQAFGFTTETLNFMLLPLIEQKRDPIGSMGNDSALACLSDKPRMLYDYFKQLFAQVTNPAIDSIREEVVMSLECYIGPENNLLETTPEHAHRLLVPHPILTNEELAAFKHMDHRGWKTKVIDVTFARSEGTDGLVKALDRICAEAESAIDEGFSNIVLSDRKISAERVPVSMLLACGAVHHHLVNAAKRTQIGIILETGEAREVHHHCLLVGYGADAINPYLAFEALWKARAEGLVKVTDYPDDDSIVAAYRKGVAKGILKVMGKMGISTLQSYKGAQIFEALGLQEEVIKRCFAGTSSRVQGVNFKVLAEELLRRHELGYPLREDGRLPVLPNHGEYHWRAEGERHAWSPDAIANIQVAARTNSRDAYKQFAKIVNEDARNRCMLRGLLTFKEETTSIPIEEVMPTSEIVKRFCTGAMSYGSISGEAHESLAIAMNRIGGKSNTGEGGEDSVRFQPLENGDSKRSAIKQVASGRFGVTINYLTNADELQIKISQGAKPGEGGELPGKKVDEYIARLRYSTPGVGLISPPPHHDIYSIEDLSQLIHDLKNANPAARISVKLVSEIGVGTIAAGVAKAKADHILIAGDNGGTGASPLTSIKHAGLPWELGIVEAHQTLVMNDLRSRVVLQTDGGLKTGRDVVIAAILGAEEMGFSTAPLITLGCIMMRKCHLNTCPVGIATQDPELRKKFKGQPEHVVNYLFMVAEEARELMAKLGVKTMDELIGRVDLLETNKAIQHWKADGLDLSALLKPAENKNPNSPQYNVMKQDHRLELALDNTLIEQAQPALEKKEKVKIETPIININRTVGTTLSHEIAKRYGENGLPDETIKVNLTGSAGQSFGAFLAAGVTLELEGDANDYVGKGLSGGRVIIYPPKVSSFKAEENMLVGNVCLYGATRGQAFFRGRAAERFCVRNSGAHTVVEGVGDHGCEYMTGGRVVVLGSTGRNFAAGMSGGIAYIWDYEGNFLQNCNLGMVELERLDTPSDIVEVKGLIEMHAKYTKSAVAEKILGDWDNAVTQFVKVMPVDYKRVLMERMQHDEEEDVQLSGAESNG from the coding sequence ATGATCCAGCCAAACCAGCCGGCCCCGAAAACTTATCGGATCGAGCGCCCCGGTAAGGAAGGTTTGTACGATCCGGCGATGGAGAGAGAGAACTGCGGTGTCGGTTTCGTTGCCCATATCAAGGGCAAGCGAACTCATCAGTTGGTCCTCGATGCCGAAGCGATGAACGTCAACATGGATCACCGCGGTGGTTGTGGCTGCGAAGCCAACACCGGGGATGGTGCCGGTATGTTGACGGCACTGCCGCTGGAATTCCTTGCCCGCGTTGCCAAGCAAGACCTTGGTAAAGAACTGCCTGAACCAGGTCAGTTTGCTGCTGGGATCGTTTTCCTGCCACGCGATGCCAAGGCCCGTCAGCACTGCAAAGACACGGTCGAAGCCCTGGTTGCCGAACATGGCCAGGTGCTGGTCGGCTGGCGTAAGGTGCCGATCAATCCGGAAGGTGCCGACATCGGCCCAACCGCGTTGGCTTGTATGCCAGAAATCGAAATGCTGATCGTCTCGGCCGGCGAAGGCCTGGAAGGCGATGCATTCGAACGTCAGCTCTACCTCATCCGCAAGCGTGCCAGCCACGCCCTTCGCGGTGACAAAGAACTCGTGCAGCGCACGCTGTTCTATATCTGCAGCTTGTCGACGAAGGTCATCATCTATAAGGGTATGCTCACGCCAGCCCAGTTGGTGCCTTTCTATCGCGACCTGCAGTGCGAAGATTACACCACGCACCTGGCGATGGTTCACTCGCGATTCAGCACCAACACGTTTCCTTCGTGGGATCGCGCTCAGCCGAATCGTTTCATGTCGCACAACGGCGAAATCAACACGGTTCGTGGTAACGCGAACTGGATGAAGGCGCGTGAAGGTGTGGCCAAGAGCGACCTGTTCGGCGACGACCTGAAGAAGCTGTTCCCAATCGTCGAGCCAGATTGCTCCGACTCAGGCACCTTCGACAACGTGCTGGAATTCCTGCTGATGGGCGGTCGTACCCTGCAGGAAGCCGTCATGATGATGGTGCCGGAAGCCTGGCAGAAGCACGAAACCATGTCGGAAGACAAGCGTGCCTTCTACGAATTCAATTCCAGCTTGATGGAACCATGGGACGGTCCAGCCTCGATCGCCTTTACCGATGGTCACTACATCGGTGCCGTGCTCGATCGTAATGGTCTGCGTCCAAGCCGTTACTACGTCACGTCGGACGACCGCGTGATCATGGCCAGTGAAGTGGGCGTGATTCCTGTTGATCCAAGCATCGTGATCGAAAAGGGACGTCTGCAGCCAGGTCGTATGTTCCTCATCGACTTCGAAGAAGGACGTATGATCCCGGATGCCGAGCTGAAGAGCAGCTTCGCTCGCAAGCGTCCTTACGCCCAATGGTTGCGTGAACAGCGGATCGAACTGGCCGAACTGAGCCCGAACAAAGAGCCTCACGGCTTCGATCCTGAAACCCTGCTCAACCGCATGCAGGCCTTCGGTTTTACGACCGAAACGCTCAATTTCATGCTGTTGCCGCTGATCGAACAGAAGCGTGACCCAATCGGTTCGATGGGTAACGACTCGGCCCTGGCATGCTTGAGCGACAAGCCGCGCATGCTGTACGACTACTTCAAGCAGTTGTTCGCCCAGGTCACCAACCCGGCGATCGACTCGATCCGCGAAGAAGTCGTGATGTCGCTGGAATGCTACATCGGCCCAGAAAACAACCTGTTGGAAACGACTCCGGAACATGCTCACCGTTTGCTGGTTCCGCATCCGATTCTGACCAACGAAGAATTGGCCGCCTTCAAGCACATGGATCATCGTGGTTGGAAGACCAAGGTGATCGACGTGACCTTTGCTCGCAGCGAAGGTACCGATGGCCTGGTCAAGGCGCTCGATCGTATCTGTGCCGAGGCCGAATCGGCGATCGACGAAGGTTTCAGCAATATCGTGCTGAGCGACCGTAAGATCAGTGCCGAACGCGTCCCGGTCAGCATGCTGCTGGCTTGCGGTGCCGTCCACCATCACCTGGTGAACGCCGCCAAGCGTACGCAGATCGGCATCATCCTGGAAACGGGCGAAGCTCGCGAAGTGCATCACCACTGCTTGCTGGTGGGTTATGGTGCCGACGCGATCAACCCATATCTCGCCTTCGAGGCCCTGTGGAAAGCTCGTGCGGAAGGTCTGGTGAAGGTCACCGATTACCCCGACGACGACTCGATCGTTGCCGCCTACCGCAAGGGTGTTGCCAAGGGCATCCTGAAGGTGATGGGCAAGATGGGGATCAGCACACTGCAGTCGTACAAGGGTGCCCAGATCTTTGAAGCACTCGGTCTGCAGGAAGAAGTGATCAAGCGTTGCTTCGCCGGCACGTCCAGCCGCGTTCAAGGTGTCAACTTCAAGGTGTTGGCCGAAGAACTGCTGCGTCGTCACGAACTGGGTTACCCGCTTCGCGAAGATGGCCGTCTGCCGGTTCTGCCAAACCATGGCGAATACCACTGGCGGGCCGAAGGCGAACGTCACGCCTGGAGCCCTGACGCGATTGCCAACATTCAAGTCGCTGCTCGCACCAACAGCCGTGACGCTTACAAGCAGTTCGCCAAGATTGTCAACGAAGACGCCCGCAACCGCTGCATGCTGCGTGGTCTGTTGACCTTCAAGGAAGAAACGACTTCGATTCCGATCGAAGAAGTGATGCCGACCAGCGAAATCGTGAAGCGTTTCTGCACTGGGGCGATGAGCTACGGCTCGATCTCGGGCGAAGCACACGAATCACTCGCCATCGCGATGAATCGTATCGGCGGTAAGAGCAACACCGGTGAAGGTGGTGAAGACTCGGTTCGTTTCCAGCCGCTGGAAAATGGCGACTCGAAGCGTTCGGCTATCAAGCAGGTGGCCTCGGGACGTTTCGGCGTCACGATCAATTACCTGACCAACGCCGACGAGCTGCAGATCAAGATCTCGCAAGGTGCCAAGCCGGGCGAAGGTGGTGAACTACCAGGTAAGAAGGTCGACGAATATATCGCTCGCCTTCGTTACTCGACCCCAGGCGTCGGTCTGATCAGTCCTCCGCCGCACCACGACATCTACTCGATTGAAGACCTTTCGCAGCTGATTCACGACCTGAAGAATGCCAATCCCGCGGCACGTATCAGCGTGAAGCTGGTGTCGGAAATCGGTGTCGGTACGATTGCTGCCGGTGTGGCCAAAGCCAAGGCGGATCATATCCTGATCGCCGGCGACAACGGCGGTACCGGTGCTTCGCCACTGACCAGTATCAAGCATGCCGGTCTGCCATGGGAACTCGGCATTGTCGAAGCCCACCAGACCCTGGTGATGAACGACCTCCGCAGCCGCGTGGTTCTGCAAACCGATGGTGGTTTGAAGACTGGTCGCGACGTGGTGATCGCTGCAATTCTAGGGGCCGAAGAAATGGGCTTCTCGACTGCTCCGCTGATCACGCTGGGCTGCATCATGATGCGTAAGTGCCATCTCAACACTTGCCCGGTCGGTATCGCCACGCAAGACCCAGAACTGCGAAAGAAGTTCAAGGGTCAACCAGAACACGTCGTCAACTACTTGTTCATGGTCGCCGAGGAAGCTCGCGAACTGATGGCGAAGTTGGGCGTGAAGACGATGGACGAGTTGATCGGCCGCGTCGACCTGTTGGAAACCAACAAGGCAATTCAGCACTGGAAGGCAGATGGTCTCGATCTGTCGGCCTTGTTGAAGCCAGCGGAAAACAAGAATCCGAATTCGCCACAGTACAACGTGATGAAGCAGGATCACCGCCTGGAATTGGCCTTGGACAACACTCTGATCGAGCAGGCTCAGCCAGCCCTCGAGAAGAAGGAAAAGGTCAAGATCGAAACGCCGATCATCAACATCAACCGTACCGTGGGCACGACGCTCAGCCATGAAATTGCCAAGCGGTATGGCGAAAACGGTCTGCCAGACGAAACGATTAAGGTCAACTTGACCGGTTCGGCAGGTCAAAGCTTTGGTGCCTTCCTGGCTGCCGGGGTGACCCTGGAGTTGGAAGGGGATGCGAACGACTACGTCGGCAAGGGCCTGTCGGGCGGTCGCGTCATCATCTATCCACCGAAAGTAAGTTCCTTCAAGGCGGAAGAGAACATGCTGGTGGGCAACGTTTGCCTGTACGGGGCAACGCGGGGCCAGGCCTTCTTCCGAGGTCGGGCAGCCGAGCGATTCTGTGTCCGGAACAGCGGTGCGCACACTGTTGTCGAGGGAGTCGGAGATCACGGATGTGAATACATGACCGGCGGCCGTGTGGTCGTCCTGGGCTCGACGGGTCGCAATTTCGCGGCCGGTATGAGTGGCGGTATCGCCTACATTTGGGATTACGAAGGCAACTTCCTACAAAACTGCAACCTGGGAATGGTCGAGCTCGAGCGGTTGGACACCCCCAGTGACATCGTGGAAGTCAAAGGCCTGATCGAGATGCACGCGAAGTACACGAAGTCCGCTGTTGCCGAGAAGATTCTCGGCGACTGGGACAACGCAGTCACGCAGTTCGTCAAGGTCATGCCGGTCGACTACAAACGCGTCCTCATGGAACGCATGCAGCACGATGAAGAAGAAGACGTTCAACTAAGCGGAGCCGAAAGCAATGGGTAA